The region ACGCCTCCCACCTCACGAACCTTCGACAAATACTCCGTAGCAGGCCTTACGACAGTATCTTTAGTCGCCGACTGAACGTGAACACGGAGCGGCGTTTGAGGAGCGTATAGACCCGGCGACACCTCCTCACTTTGGTCATCCGAAGTGCCGAAGTATTTCTCAAGCCAGGCCGCAGGAGCGCCCCGTAAATCAAGGGCCGGCGCAACGAGTAAGAGCGCCACTGCAGTGTCATTGCCAATCTTGGAGGAAGCCCTTACCACGGTATGACCGCCCGAGGACACCCCGTATAGCACCAGTGGGTTGTCTGCATTAATCGGGCGGGCCCCTTTCGCACTGAGCCCCAATGCTCCAGACGCGGCCGCAGTGCTCACCACTGCGACATCATCCGAGGATGCAGAAACAGGGTACTCGGGGGCCAGCCGGTAATCGACATCAAGGACAATGGCGCCCGAACGGGCCGCGAGAGCTGCCATATTGGGTGCAAAGGCATTGTCCCGCAAAGCACCGTTTCCCATCCAGAATCCACCGCCGTGCGCCGCGACGACTACGGCGCCCGTAGGATTGTTCGGCGTAAACACCCGAACCGGCACGTTGCCCACTTCAATATCTTCGAAATCCACAGATCCCGAGGCGTACGCAAGATAGGGCGAAGAATGGTTTACAGCCGCACCCAATACCATCATCGAACCGTGAATAATAGCATCAGGGACACGAGCACCCCGGTCGTTTACCGATTCCCTAAGTGATTGGATTTCTTCAGGGCTACCCTGCATCGGCGACATGACAGTCGTATACGAATAGGCGGGCACATGCTCTTCCAGCCATTCGATAAGCTGCTGAAGCTTACCTTCGTCTGTCGTTACCGGAGTGAAGCCATCGTCTCCAGTCGTTTCCTCCGAAGGAATATTGACGATATCAGAATTTGGCATTTGATTAGGCATGCCAACAAGTTTGCCACAACCGTAAAAGTCGGCATGGAAATTGGGTATGAAAAAAGGGTGGGGAGGGCCACCAACCACACGGTCAGTAACCCTCCCCACCAAACAAAAACAATGCCGGCAGCGACCTACTCTCCCACACCCTCCCGAGTGCAGTACCATCGGCGCAGGTGGACTTAGCTTCCGGGTTCGGAATGGGACCGGGCGTGACCCCACCGCTAACACCACCGACAAACAACTGGCCAACCCCCACCACAAACACTGGGTAGGCGGTGTCATGCCAGACACTGAACAATAGACGCGAGCAAAACTCTTGAATTCACCAACATTTTTTGTGTTGACGTTCGGCCAATTAGTACCGGTCACCTCCACACATTACTGTGCTTCCAGATCCGGCCTATCAACCCCATCATCTCTAGGGGGCCTCAAAAGAAACCTAATCTTGGAACAGGCTTCCCGCTTAGATGCTTTCAGCGGTTATCCCTTCCGTACGTAGCCAACCAGCCATGCCCCAGGCGGGACAACTGGCACACCAGAGGTACGTCCATCCCGGTCCTCTCGTACTAGGGACAGCCTTCCTCAAGTTTCTACGCGCGCGGCGGATAGAGACCGAACTGTCTCACGACGTTCTAAACCCAGCTCGCGTGCCGCTTTAATGGGCGAACAGCCCAACCCTTGGGACCTACTCCAGCCCCAGGATGCGACGAGCCGACATCGAGGTGCCAAACCATCCCGTCGATATGGACTCTTGGGGAAGATCAGCCTGTTATCCCCGGGGTACCTTTTATCCGTTGAGCGACACCGCTTCCACAAGCCGGTGCCGGATCACTAGTCCCTAGTTTCCTACCTGCTCGACCTGTCAGTCTCACAGTCAAGCTCCCTTGTGCACTTACACTCAACACCTGATTGCCAACCAGGCTGAGGGAACCTTTGGGCGCCTCCGTTACTCTTTGGGAGGCAACCGCCCCAGTTAAACTACCCACCAGGCACTGTCCCCAACCCAGATCATGGGCCAAGGTTAGATGCTCAATACGATCAGAGTGGTATTTCAACAACGACTCCACCACCACTGGCGTGACGGCTTCACAGTCTCCCACCTATCCTACACAAACCGAACCAAACACCAATACCAAGCTATAGTGAAGGTCCCGGGGTCTTTTCGTCCTGCCGCGCGTAACGAGCATCTTTACTCGTACTGCAATTTCGCCGGGTCTGTGGTTGAGACAGCAGGGAAGTCGTTACGCCATTCGTGCAGGTCGGAACTTACCCGACAAGGAATTTCGCTACCTTAGGATGGTTATAGTTACCACCGCCGTTTACTGGGGCTTAAATTCTCCGCTTCGACACCAAAAGTATCTAACAGGTCCTCTTAACCTTCCAGCACCGGGCAGGCGTCAGTCCGTATACATCGACTTATCGTCTTCGCACGGACCTGTGTTTTTAGTAAACAGTCGCTTCCCTCTATTCTCTGCGGCCACCACCAGCTCTACTACGTCGTTCACCAGCAGTGGCCCCCCTTCTCCCGAAGTTACGGGGGCATTTTGCCGAGTTCCTTAACCACAGTTATCCCGATCGCCTTAGTATTCTCTACCTGACCACCTGTGTCGGTTTAGGGTACGGGCCGTCAATTCACATCGCTAGAGGCTTTTCTCGACAGCATAGGATCACCAACTTCCCCGCAAACCGGGTACGCATCACGCCTCACCCATCATGTGGAACGGATTTACCTATCCCACGGGCCACACGCTTACACCACGACAACCATCACGTGGCACGGCTACCTTCCTGCGTCACCCCATCACTTGGCTACTACCAGATCAGGTCCCCAGCATCACACACACCAACCAACCCGAAGGAAGGTAACAGCGCATGATCAGGTGGGTTAGTATCACTGATTCACCATGGGCGCGAAAAAACGGGTACGGGAATATCAACCCGTTGTCCATCGACTACGCCTGTCGGCCTCGCCTTAGGTCCCGACTCACCCTGGGAGGATTAACCTGGCCCAGGAACCCTTAGTCATTCGGCGGAGGAGTTTTCCACTCCTCATTCGCTACTCATGCCTGCATTCTCACTCGCGCACACTCCACATGACGGTTACCCGCACGCTTCACAGCAACTACGCGACGCTCCCCTACCCAACCAACAAAACGTTGATTGCCGCGGCTTCGGCGGTGTACTTGAGCCCCACTACATTGTCGGCGCAGAACCACTCGACCAGTGAGCTATTACGCACTCTTTCAAGGATGGCTGCTTCTAAGCCAACCTCCTGGTTGTCTTCGCGATCCCACATCCTTTTCCACTTAGCACACCCTTAGGGGCCTTAGCCGGCGATCTGGGCTGTTTCCCTCTCGACTACGAAGCTTATCCCCCGCAGTCTCACTGCCGCGCTCTGACCTACCCAGCATTCGGAGTTTGGCTGATGTCGCTAAGATGATAGTCCCGCTAAACCAACCAGTAGCTCTACCTCCAGGAGGAAACACACGACGCTGCACCTAAATGCATTTCGGGGAGAACCAGCTATCACGGAGTTTGATTGGCCTTTCACCCCTACCCACAGCTCATCCCCTCAGTTTTCAACCTAAGTGGGTTCGCGCCTCCACAGAGTCTTACCTCTGCTTCACACTGGCCATGGGTAGATCACCCCGCTTCGGGTCCAGGACATGCCACTAAAAAACACACTAGTTAGTATTCGCTTTCGCTACGACTACCCCACAACACGGGTTAACCTCGCGACATGCCGCTGACTCGCAGGCTCATTCTTCAAAAGGCACGCCATCACCCCAAAAAAAGGCTCTGACGGATTGTAAGCACATGGTTTCAGGTACTATTTCACTCCCCTCCCGGGGTACTTTTCACCATTCCCTCACGGTACTATCCACTATCGGTCATAGCAGGTATTTAGGCTTACCGGGTGGTCCCGGCAGATTCACAGCAGATTCCACGAGCCCGCTGCTACTCGGGAAACACAACAACCACACACCAGAAAGATTTCATCTACCGGGCTCTCACCGTCTACGGCAGGACATTCCAATCCACTTCAACTATCCCCTGATAACGCGGCGCAAGGCTGGCAGACCCCACACATTGCATCCCCACAACACCACACACGCAACCCCTGCCAGGTATCACACGTGACGCGGTTTAGCCTCATCCACGTTCGTTCGCCACTACTAACGGAATCACAATTGTTTTCTCTTCCTACGGGTACTGAGATGTTTCACTTCCCCGCGTAACCACCAACCAGACTATGAATTCATCTGGCAGCGACCGCCCATAACAACGGCCAGGTTTCCCCATTCGGACACCCTCGGATCAACGCTCAGTTGGCAGCTCCCCGAGGCCTATCGCAGCCTCTCACGTCCTTCATCGGCCTACTATGCCAAGGCATCCACCATGCGCCCTTACAACACAACACAAATAACTAAGAACAAATCAAACAATCAAAAAACTGTTTTACTCGAACTTACAGAAAAACAAGATGCTCGCGTCCACTATCCAGTTCTCACACAACACCCACACCAACCACCACCAAGACAAAACCACTCAGCAGGGCCAGCATAGCCACACGGGACAAACCCACACACCACCACAACAACAGCAGCAGCATGCACACAGTGTCATCCCAGACACCCAACAGCGCACCAACACACACACTTCTTACACGATGACAATCACCAACCACGCCAGAACACCAACCTTGGTGCCCTGCAGCAGGATGTATCCACCCTCAAAAACAAAAAACAGCCACCCACACCAACACGATGCGAAAAATGACTAGAGAAAAATAAACTCCTTAGAAAGGAGGTGATCCAGCCGCACCTTCCGGTACGGCTACCTTGTTACGACTTCGTCCCAATCGCCAATCCCACCTTCGACAGCTCCCTCAAAAGTTAGGCCACTGGCTTCGGGTGTTACCGACTTTCATGACGTGACGGGCGGTGTGTACAAGGCCCGGGAACGTATTCACCGCAGCATTGCTGATCTGCGATTACTAGCGACTCCGACTTCACGGGGTCGAGTTGCAGACCCCGATCCGAACTGAGACCGGCTTTAAGGGATTAGCTCACCCTCACAGGCTCGCAACCCACTGTACCGACCATTGTAGCATGTGTGAAGCCCTGGACATAAGGGGCATGATGATTTGACGTCATCCCCACCTTCCTCCGAGTTGACCCCGGCAGTCTCTTACGAGTCCCCACCACAACGTGCTGGCAACATAAGACAAGGGTTGCGCTCGTTGCGGGACTTAACCCAACATCTCACGACACGAGCTGACGACAACCATGCACCACCTGTATACAAGCCACAAGGGAAACCACATCTCTGCGGCGATCCTGTATATGTCAAGCCCAGGTAAGGTTCTTCGCGTTGCATCGAATTAATCCACATGCTCCGCCGCTTGTGCGGGCCCCCGTCAATTCCTTTGAGTTTTAGCCTTGCGGCCGTACTCCCCAGGCGGGGCGCTTAATGCGTTAGCTACGGCACGGATCCCGTGGAAGGAAACCCACACCTAGCGCCCACCGTTTACGGCATGGACTACCAGGGTATCTAATCCTGTTCGCTCCCCATGCTTTCGCTCCTCAGCGTCAGTTACTGCCCAGAGACCCGCCTTCGCCACCGGTGTTCCTCCTGATATCTGCGCATTTCACCGCTACACCAGGAATTCCAGTCTCCCCTACAGTACTCAAGTTATGCCCGTATCGCCTGCACGCCCGGAGTTAAGCCCCGGAATTTCACAGACGACGCGACAAACCACCTACGAGCTCTTTACGCCCAGTAATTCCGGACAACGCTCGCACCCTACGTATTACCGCGGCTGCTGGCACGTAGTTAGCCGGTGCTTCTTCTCCATCTACCGTCAGAAACCCTTCGTCGATGGTGAAAGGAGTTTACAACCCGAAGGCCGTCATCCCCCACGCGGCGTCGCTGCATCAGGCTTTCGCCCATTGTGCAATATTCCCCACTGCTGCCTCCCGTAGGAGTCTGGGCCGTGTCTCAGTCCCAATGTGGCCGTCCACCCTCTCAGGCCGGCTACCCGTCGACGCCTTGGTAGGCCATTACCCCACCAACAAGCTGATAGGCCGCGGGCCCATCCCACACCGAAAAAACTTTCCACCACACCCCTAGAATGTGGTCCTATCCGGTATTAGACCCAGTTTCCCAGGCTTATCCCGAAGTGCAGGGCAGGTCACCCACGTGTTACTCACCCGTTCGCCACTCGTGTACCACCGCAAGCGGTGGCCTTACCGTTCGACTTGCATGTGTTAAGCACGCCGCCAGCGTTCGTCCTGAGCCAGGATCAAACCCTCCATAAAAACCTTCAAATAAGAAGAAAACAAAAGGCCCAAAAACCTGACAAAAAACTAGAACAAACAAAAACCACCACACCACCACACACAAACGCGCAGCACCATGATGACCTCTGGCAAAAATGATCTAGAAAAAACAGCATCACCGCATCAACCGACGAGGAAAAAACTACGATGACACCAAAAACAGTTATTCAACCACTAAACAATGATCAAACACCAACAGTAAACAACCAACGCCTACCATCAGCACAACCACCATCAGCAGAAGCACTCACGAACCCACAACAGGCCCGGAGGCACCCCACCAACAACGCAGCGCACCAAAAAGCACACGATGATCATCACCAAAAAATAAAAAGTAAGTACATCGGCACACTATTGAGTTCTCAAACAACACAACCGCTCAAAAACAAACCAGAAGAACCTAGCCCGCCCTCAAGCAGCGAATAAGAACAGTATCAAACAGTTCACAATTAAGTCAAATCCGCGAAACCTAAAATTTACGAACAATGACAAAGAGAACTATAAAACCATTCCCACCAGCACCGATCGCGAAAACCACGATCCGCCGCGCTGACTCCGAATACATTACACACACCCCACTAACAAACACAAAACCCCAGTACAAAGACCTTCAAGAGGTTTCAAACTAGGGATTGCAAATGCTCTGGAGATGTTCCATCAAGAAAAATTGCTCACAGCAGATTACGGGCGCAGTTCAGCCACTCCCATATCGAGCACTTTCCCGGCTGGCTAGCATGCGCAACAAGTGGCCCGTTAGAACTCGTTGGAAAGTATCACCGGTAAAACTCAGCGATTACCAACGCGCTCCACTTCGGCTCCGAGTTCATTGAGAGTCTCCACAAACCCCGGATAGCCACGATCGATGTGATAGACATCGTGGACTTCAGTTACGTCTCCAGCCTCCGCGCAAAGTCCTGCAAGCACAAGGCCCGCGCCGGCTCGGATATCGGAGGACCAAACCGGGGCCGAGCTAAGTCGTTCTTTACCCCTAATCATGACGTGATGGCCGTCGATTGTGGCATCCGTACCCAACCTAATCATCTCATCGACAAAACGGAACCGGGATTCAAAAACATTTTCCGTTAGCACGGACGTGCCCTCGCTGACGGCAGCCAAGGCGATTGCCATCGGTTGCATATCTGTCGGAAAGCCCGGGTACGGCAGGGTCTGGTAATTCACTGCGTGAGCTCGCCCCTGCATACTTACCCGGAACCCCTGCGGATACGTCTCAACCACAGCGCCGGCATTCTTCAGCTTCTCCAGCGCTAGGTGCAAATACTTCGGATTGATGCCGCTGACGGTTACATCGCCGCGAGTCATTG is a window of Corynebacterium lactis RW2-5 DNA encoding:
- a CDS encoding alpha/beta hydrolase produces the protein MPNSDIVNIPSEETTGDDGFTPVTTDEGKLQQLIEWLEEHVPAYSYTTVMSPMQGSPEEIQSLRESVNDRGARVPDAIIHGSMMVLGAAVNHSSPYLAYASGSVDFEDIEVGNVPVRVFTPNNPTGAVVVAAHGGGFWMGNGALRDNAFAPNMAALAARSGAIVLDVDYRLAPEYPVSASSDDVAVVSTAAASGALGLSAKGARPINADNPLVLYGVSSGGHTVVRASSKIGNDTAVALLLVAPALDLRGAPAAWLEKYFGTSDDQSEEVSPGLYAPQTPLRVHVQSATKDTVVRPATEYLSKVREVGGVTSNSKFLATHQVAVPTVQRQQITDAARFILEVTNTERDLPGDPAGEYDKEAIDRENEASWGARPE